One genomic region from Xiphophorus couchianus chromosome 21, X_couchianus-1.0, whole genome shotgun sequence encodes:
- the zic1 gene encoding zinc finger protein ZIC 1, translating into MLLDAGPQYPTIGVTTFGSSRHHSTGEVAEREVALGINPFADGMGAFKINHSSHDISSGQTAFSSQAPGYAAAAALGHHHHPTHVGSYSTAAFNSTRDFLFRNRGFGDAAGAQHSLFASGSFGGPHGHSDAAGHLLFPGLHEQAASHASSNVVNSQMRLGFSGDVYGRADQYGHVTSPRSDHYASTQLHGYGPMNMNMAAHHGAGAFFRYMRQPIKQELICKWIEPEQLTNPKKSCNKTFSTMHELVTHLTVEHVGGPEQTNHICFWEDCSREGKPFKAKYKLVNHIRVHTGEKPFPCPFPGCGKVFARSENLKIHKRTHTGEKPFKCEFDGCDRRFANSSDRKKHMHVHTSDKPYLCKMCDKSYTHPSSLRKHMKVHESTNPASQPSPAASSGYESSTPPTIVSPSTENQSSSSISPAASAVHHTTSHSTLSSNFNEWYV; encoded by the exons ATGCTCTTGGACGCAGGACCGCAGTATCCCACCATAGGAGTCACTACTTTCGGCTCCTCTCGGCATCACTCAACAGGAGAGGTGGCGGAGCGGGAAGTGGCGCTGGGGATCAACCCTTTCGCGGACGGCATGGGCGCCTTCAAGATCAACCACAGCTCCCACGACATCAGCTCCGGGCAGACAGCGTTCTCATCCCAGGCTCCCGGCTATGCAGCGGCGGCCGCCCTGGGACACCACCATCACCCGACCCACGTTGGTTCCTACTCCACGGCGGCGTTCAACTCCACCAGGGACTTTCTCTTCAGAAATCGGGGTTTCGGGGACGCGGCTGGGGCGCAGCACAGCCTGTTTGCCTCCGGCAGCTTCGGGGGGCCGCACGGACATTCGGACGCGGCGGGGCACCTGCTCTTCCCAGGGCTCCACGAGCAGGCGGCGAGCCACGCGTCCTCCAACGTGGTGAACAGCCAGATGCGACTGGGCTTCTCGGGGGACGTGTACGGCCGGGCTGATCAGTATGGGCATGTCACGAGCCCGCGTTCCGATCACTACGCATCCACACAGCTACACGGCTACGGCCCCATGAACATGAATATGGCTGCGCACCACGGAGCGGGGGCCTTTTTCCGCTACATGAGGCAGCCCATCAAGCAGGAGCTCATCTGCAAGTGGATCGAGCCGGAGCAGTTGACAAACCCCAAAAAGTCGTGTAACAAAACTTTCAGCACCATGCACGAGCTGGTGACCCACCTGACAGTGGAGCACGTGGGGGGGCCTGAACAGACGAACCATATCTGCTTTTGGGAGGACTGCTCCAGAGAAGGGAAGCCCTTTAAAGCCAAATACAAACTTGTAAATCACATCAGAGTGCACACCGGAGAAAAGCCCTTTCCGTGTCCGTTTCCCGGCTGCGGCAAAGTGTTTGCCCGATCggaaaatctaaaaattcacAAAAGGACTCATACCG gtgagaagccttttaaGTGCGAGTTCGACGGCTGCGACAGGAGGTTCGCAAACAGCAGTGACCGCAAGAAACACATGCACGTCCACACGTCGGACAAGCCGTATCTGTGCAAAATGTGCGACAAGTCGTACACGCATCCCAGCTCCCTCCGAAAACACAtgaag GTCCACGAATCCACCAACCCTGCATCGCAGCCTTCCCCAGCTGCCAGTTCAGGGTACGAGTCCTCCACGCCTCCCACCATCGTGTCACCGTCCACAGAGAACCAGAGCAGCAGCTCCATAtcaccagcagcttcagcagTCCACCACACAACCAGCCACAGCACGCTGTCGTCAAATTTCAATGAATGGTAcgtgtaa
- the zic4 gene encoding zinc finger protein ZIC 4 isoform X2 yields the protein MSVDALGSPVMDPAFSKRNTALRLVDLAGAHHHHHHHHHTPQSVTGFPGFGSHPHSMAHSHPGEITAEPRLGPSPFGPEHMGHSAALKISPAHHYPHHHHHHHNHHMAGHSEVVSSQTGAFGPVQPTSVPYSMPHTAQALSAGSYPGHYGHHPDAGNHTTLFSGLHHEQPSSGSPGGQALNGQIRLGLPGEMYVRSDHLSQVASSRADPFSASPLHGYGGLNLNMNLGAHHHHHHHHHPHHPHHHHGGPGAFFRYMRQPIKQELICKWLEPEHSPKKLCSKTYSTMHELVTHVTVEHVGGPEQANHICFWEECPREGKPFKAKYKLVNHIRVHTGEKPFPCPFPGCGKVFARSENLKIHKRTHTGEKPFKCEFDGCDRRFANSSDRKKHSHVHTSDKPYNCKVRGCDKSYTHPSSLRKHMKVHCKSPPPSSGYESSTPSLVSPSSDLGREPAGGPSMVSEPPVGSSQQQQPANLSEWYVCHSSGASGGQTPPSGHSTPDPSEEPAYRNPQPRDAF from the exons ATGAGCGTGGATGCTTTGGGAAGCCCCGTGATGGACCCTGCGTTTTCCAAACGGAACACGGCGCTGAGATTAGTTGACTTGGCAGGGGCtcaccaccatcaccatcatcaccaccataCCCCTCAGAGCGTGACAGGCTTCCCGGGGTTCGGCAGCCATCCACACTCAATGGCTCACTCGCACCCTGGGGAGATTACTGCGGAACCCCGCCTGGGGCCGAGTCCATTCGGGCCAGAACACATGGGGCACTCCGCGGCCCTCAAAATCAGCCCAGCCCATCATTATccccaccaccatcaccaccaccacaaTCATCATATGGCAGGCCACAGTGAAGTGGTCTCCAGTCAAACGGGAGCTTTTGGCCCGGTTCAGCCGACGTCGGTCCCTTATTCTATGCCCCATACTGCCCAGGCTCTATCCGCAG GTAGCTATCCCGGACACTATGGTCACCACCCTGACGCAGGGAACCACACCACCCTCTTCTCCGGACTCCACCACGAGCAGCCTTCCAGCGGATCACCGGGTGGCCAGGCGCTGAATGGACAAATAAGGTTAGGACTACCTGGAGAAATGTACGTTCGGTCTGATCACTTGAGTCAAGTAGCAAGCTCCAGGGCTGATCCCTTCTCCGCCTCGCCTCTGCACGGCTACGGCGGTCTGAATCTAAACATGAATCTCGGCgctcaccaccaccaccaccaccaccaccacccgcACCatccccaccaccaccacggAGGACCGGGGGCTTTTTTCCGCTACATGAGGCAGCCGATAAAGCAAGAGCTGATTTGCAAGTGGCTGGAGCCGGAGCACTCGCCCAAGAAACTCTGCTCTAAAACTTACAGCACCATGCACGAACTCGTCACGCATGTGACGGTGGAGCACGTCGGAGGACCGGAGCAGGCGAACCACATTTGCTTTTGGGAAGAGTGTCCGAGGGAAGGCAAGCCGTTTAAGGCGAAATACAAACTGGTGAATCACATTCGAGTACACACCGGTGAGAAACCGTTTCCCTGCCCCTTCCCTGGCTGCGGTAAAGTGTTTGCAAGATCCGAGAATCTAAAAATTCATAAAAGGACACACACAG GCGAGAAGCCCTTTAAGTGTGAATTCGACGGCTGCGACCGACGCTTCGCCAACAGTAGCGACAGGAAGAAGCATTCCCACGTGCACACCAGCGACAAGCCCTACAACTGCAAAGTTCGGGGCTGCGACAAGTCCTACACGCACCCCAGCTCCCTGCGGAAGCACATGAAGGTGCACTGCAAGTCCCCCCCGCCCAGCTCGGGCTATGAGTCGTCCACTCCCTCTCTGGTGTCCCCGTCTTCGGACTTGGGTCGGGAGCCAGCCGGGGGGCCGTCGATGGTGTCAGAGCCGCCGGTGGGGTcatctcagcagcagcagccagctaATTTAAGCGAGTGGTACGTGTGCCACAGCTCAGGTGCTAGCGGTGGCCAGACACCACCCAGCGGCCACTCCACGCCCGACCCTTCGGAGGAACCTGCTTACAGGAACCCCCAGCCAAGGGACGCGTTTTGA
- the zic4 gene encoding zinc finger protein ZIC 4 isoform X1, protein MSVDALGSPVMDPAFSKRNTALRLVDLAGAHHHHHHHHHTPQSVTGFPGFGSHPHSMAHSHPGEITAEPRLGPSPFGPEHMGHSAALKISPAHHYPHHHHHHHNHHMAGHSEVVSSQTGAFGPVQPTSVPYSMPHTAQALSAGRDFLIRRDLTAQAMPVLTDQTAGPASHHGMFVSTTGSYPGHYGHHPDAGNHTTLFSGLHHEQPSSGSPGGQALNGQIRLGLPGEMYVRSDHLSQVASSRADPFSASPLHGYGGLNLNMNLGAHHHHHHHHHPHHPHHHHGGPGAFFRYMRQPIKQELICKWLEPEHSPKKLCSKTYSTMHELVTHVTVEHVGGPEQANHICFWEECPREGKPFKAKYKLVNHIRVHTGEKPFPCPFPGCGKVFARSENLKIHKRTHTGEKPFKCEFDGCDRRFANSSDRKKHSHVHTSDKPYNCKVRGCDKSYTHPSSLRKHMKVHCKSPPPSSGYESSTPSLVSPSSDLGREPAGGPSMVSEPPVGSSQQQQPANLSEWYVCHSSGASGGQTPPSGHSTPDPSEEPAYRNPQPRDAF, encoded by the exons ATGAGCGTGGATGCTTTGGGAAGCCCCGTGATGGACCCTGCGTTTTCCAAACGGAACACGGCGCTGAGATTAGTTGACTTGGCAGGGGCtcaccaccatcaccatcatcaccaccataCCCCTCAGAGCGTGACAGGCTTCCCGGGGTTCGGCAGCCATCCACACTCAATGGCTCACTCGCACCCTGGGGAGATTACTGCGGAACCCCGCCTGGGGCCGAGTCCATTCGGGCCAGAACACATGGGGCACTCCGCGGCCCTCAAAATCAGCCCAGCCCATCATTATccccaccaccatcaccaccaccacaaTCATCATATGGCAGGCCACAGTGAAGTGGTCTCCAGTCAAACGGGAGCTTTTGGCCCGGTTCAGCCGACGTCGGTCCCTTATTCTATGCCCCATACTGCCCAGGCTCTATCCGCAGGTAGGGATTTCCTCATCCGGAGAGATCTGACGGCTCAAGCCATGCCGGTACTGACCGACCAGACTGCTGGTCCAGCTTCTCACCACGGAATGTTTGTCTCAACAACAGGTAGCTATCCCGGACACTATGGTCACCACCCTGACGCAGGGAACCACACCACCCTCTTCTCCGGACTCCACCACGAGCAGCCTTCCAGCGGATCACCGGGTGGCCAGGCGCTGAATGGACAAATAAGGTTAGGACTACCTGGAGAAATGTACGTTCGGTCTGATCACTTGAGTCAAGTAGCAAGCTCCAGGGCTGATCCCTTCTCCGCCTCGCCTCTGCACGGCTACGGCGGTCTGAATCTAAACATGAATCTCGGCgctcaccaccaccaccaccaccaccaccacccgcACCatccccaccaccaccacggAGGACCGGGGGCTTTTTTCCGCTACATGAGGCAGCCGATAAAGCAAGAGCTGATTTGCAAGTGGCTGGAGCCGGAGCACTCGCCCAAGAAACTCTGCTCTAAAACTTACAGCACCATGCACGAACTCGTCACGCATGTGACGGTGGAGCACGTCGGAGGACCGGAGCAGGCGAACCACATTTGCTTTTGGGAAGAGTGTCCGAGGGAAGGCAAGCCGTTTAAGGCGAAATACAAACTGGTGAATCACATTCGAGTACACACCGGTGAGAAACCGTTTCCCTGCCCCTTCCCTGGCTGCGGTAAAGTGTTTGCAAGATCCGAGAATCTAAAAATTCATAAAAGGACACACACAG GCGAGAAGCCCTTTAAGTGTGAATTCGACGGCTGCGACCGACGCTTCGCCAACAGTAGCGACAGGAAGAAGCATTCCCACGTGCACACCAGCGACAAGCCCTACAACTGCAAAGTTCGGGGCTGCGACAAGTCCTACACGCACCCCAGCTCCCTGCGGAAGCACATGAAGGTGCACTGCAAGTCCCCCCCGCCCAGCTCGGGCTATGAGTCGTCCACTCCCTCTCTGGTGTCCCCGTCTTCGGACTTGGGTCGGGAGCCAGCCGGGGGGCCGTCGATGGTGTCAGAGCCGCCGGTGGGGTcatctcagcagcagcagccagctaATTTAAGCGAGTGGTACGTGTGCCACAGCTCAGGTGCTAGCGGTGGCCAGACACCACCCAGCGGCCACTCCACGCCCGACCCTTCGGAGGAACCTGCTTACAGGAACCCCCAGCCAAGGGACGCGTTTTGA